AGGGATCTGCTGGCCTGTCCCGAAGGGCTTGACCCGGCCGGACTGCGGCGCGGAGCAGCGGAACTGGCGCGCGTATTCGAGAACGCTGCGTACCGGTGGGGCGGGCGCACGATAAACGGGATAGACTGTTCCGGCCTGGTCAATCTGGTTTACCGGGTATACGGAATCAACCTGCCGCGCAACGCCGACGCGCAGTACCGGGCGACGCCGGCCGTTTCACCCGGTGAACTTGAGCCGGGCGATCTGGTTTTCGTGTCGAAAAAAAACGAGCCGGGCGAAATGGAGCACGTTCTGCTCTACACCGGCGGTGAAGATTTGATAGAAGCCTGCCGCAACAAAAAACAGGTCGCCGAAACAACGTTTAAAAAACGGTTCGGCAAGAAACTGAAAGATCTGAAACAGGGAGAACAAACCGATGGGCACAGCATCCATTTCCGCAAAGCTGTCAAAGACAGTTAAAATAACGCTGGCCGGCGCGGGCCTGCTTGCCTTGTGCGCCGGCGCGTTCGCGGCGGCAAAAAACCCGGGAATGCTCGTATACGCGCACCAGGGCGAGCCGGCTTCGCTCGACCCGGTATATCCGTATGACGGCGTGAGCCAGGGGATAATTTTCAATGTCTATGAAACGCTGATCGCATTCAAAGGCCCGTCGCTTACGGAGTATGTGCCGGTACTGGCGGAAAAAATTCCGTCCGCGCAAAACGGCCTGATTTCAAAAGACGGGCGCACCTACCGTTTCCCGATAAAAAAAGGGATAAGGTTTTCCGACGGCTCGCCGCTCACGCCCGACGACGTGCGCTACTCGCTGCTGCGGTTCATGCTCACCGACCCGGCTGGCGGGCCGGCGGTACTGCTTCTGGAACCGATCCTCGGAATATCCTCCACGCGCGACGACAAAGGCAAACCCGCCGTGAATTTTGAAGACGCCGCGGCAGCCGTCACGGTTGACGGGCAGGATGTCGTTATCAGGCTCAAGACTCCGTTCGCGCCGTTTCTCTCGATCATGGCGCGCTGGTCTTATGTGATGAACCGGAAATGGTGCGCCGCGCAGGGCGAATGGGACGGCTCGCCCGGCAACTGGGAAGAATTCGCCAACAAAGACCGCGAAAAATCCGGCCTGTTTGACAAGATGAACGGCACCGGCCCTTACCGGCTTGCCCGCTGGGACCGCCAAAGCCGCAAAGTGTTTCTGGACGCCAACCCGGCTTACTCGGGCAAACCTCCGGCGATAAAAAGAATAGTGCTGGCCACCGTGCCGGAGTTCGGCACGCGCCGGCTTATGCTCGAAGCGGGCGACGCGGATATAATAGACGTGCCCACCACTTTCGCCGATCAGCTGGCCGGCATGAAAAACGTGGTGGTGGAAAACAATCTGCCGCGCCTGAAGACCGATCCGGTGTTCTTTTTCGTGTTCAAGGTAAACGGCGAGGGCAATCCGGACATAGGATCGGGAAAACTCGACGGACAGGGTATCCCGCCGGATTT
The nucleotide sequence above comes from Elusimicrobiaceae bacterium. Encoded proteins:
- a CDS encoding ABC transporter substrate-binding protein; amino-acid sequence: MGTASISAKLSKTVKITLAGAGLLALCAGAFAAAKNPGMLVYAHQGEPASLDPVYPYDGVSQGIIFNVYETLIAFKGPSLTEYVPVLAEKIPSAQNGLISKDGRTYRFPIKKGIRFSDGSPLTPDDVRYSLLRFMLTDPAGGPAVLLLEPILGISSTRDDKGKPAVNFEDAAAAVTVDGQDVVIRLKTPFAPFLSIMARWSYVMNRKWCAAQGEWDGSPGNWEEFANKDREKSGLFDKMNGTGPYRLARWDRQSRKVFLDANPAYSGKPPAIKRIVLATVPEFGTRRLMLEAGDADIIDVPTTFADQLAGMKNVVVENNLPRLKTDPVFFFVFKVNGEGNPDIGSGKLDGQGIPPDFFSEPDVRRAFAWSFDYSGYLKQGLKNRAEPAIGCIPPGLAGYTPDIRHYSFDPQKAETYFRKAYGGKLWNTGFKFTLTYNLGGEVRQLAAEILKRNVEKLNPKFRIELRGLEWAAYLDKAQNKMMPLFTRGWTGDYPDAHNFVFPFLHSRGRYASIQGYSNPQLDTLIEKAVREQSAAKRRALYRQIQNTGFGDAPQIYTVHPVGLYARRAWLRHFTDNAVYMGVWFHPLSKKE